The DNA window TCAGAAGATAACGGCTTTGGTCATCTCGAAATTTGATTTACATTTCAATTTTGAAGATGTAAATTGGTTTGTTTCCAAACACTCAGATAAGATAAGCAGATCTACAAAAACGTTGTGTTGCTATCTattatatttgtgtgtaaatcGAGAATATACCGAATATAAAACCGGCCCTTTGGGATAATAGATCCTTGCTTGCGGTTCTTTCTGATGAAATGAAATTTCCCCATACCGGTAATGAGTGGCCCTGACTGGCTCGAATCCGCAGGCGGCCGTTCTCTGGGTGGGCGCTGAGCTTAAAGCGCTTCTTGTCATTTGTGGCCACGATTCTTTCGACATCTTCCAATGAGTATGCGCGGAACTGCGGGTGAGCCAAGAGTTCCTCCACAAACATGAAGCCATCTGTGACAATGACAGTTGGCTACGGTCACATTTCCACAAAGGATGGTCTCTGTTGTCATAaactctttgctttttttgttaaaaataaatcaaatgtccACACTGGCAATGCTTGTTGTGTCAGAATctgaagaataaaacaaaagggaaaTTTGTTGTGCTATCTGGATCAGATTGTGATGAGCTCACCTGAACCTATTTCAAGACCCATCTGGTTGGCTCCATGGCGAAGAGCATAGGAAAGGGACTTAGACAGGCGGACATCCCTGTCCTTGTAGGGCagaagacacacgcacacacacacattccaattCAAATCTAAATATAGCTCTGGTATGAATATAGGATCTTGTCTTCAACATGGCTAACAATTCATACTGCCTACCATAAGACAAGGGTGTCAAGAGGCAGATATGAAGTAATGGAACAATATCCCAGTTAATAAGCCTCTAGTATCTCACCTCTCCACCACGACTTCCTCTattccctctttctcctcttccccttcttcctccactGCTGCTGTCCATTTAAATACACCTGTTCAGTTATTCAGATCGTACGTCGAAGCTCTTCGATACCGGCCATGGATTTGACTTATGTTAATTCAGCAAAACACCCACCCCGATCACACAACTGTAAACAAACGTTCAGCTTTGTACTTCCGGGTTGTTTCCATCATTTGCCTGTAGGCGGCACTGTGGCGGATTGATTTGCGGTGTCGCGGCACCAccgaagaagaaaagcaattgTCCCGGAAAAAAATCATCACTCAGACAGATAGCTGCTGCAggtaaaataatacaaaaataaatatgactCACGACTCAAATATATCACCTGAGAGTCTATGCCGTACATTGTCCGGGAACCCGAAGGGCATGGCGATTTAACCAAACAATACATATTGTAACTGCTGGTGGAAAATATCCCGGCGTTGGAATTTTACTCAAGAGGCAGAGCTACATTTGCTAACTGATTTTAGCATATTTAAGTTGGGGCTGGATGTTGTTCTCAGCAAACAATCTCGCTAATTGGGATGATTTTGTTTCTCTACAATATATCCGCCGCggttttctctgtttatttctttctcACCCGCATGCCCCTGTCTTTTTTGTAACGCTAAATAGTTTTACAACCTAGACTAAGTTGCCAGTGGACTGAAGACGTCGGAAGGGTTACCATGGAAACGTAACGTAAAATACATTCCTGGATGAGGTGACTGTGAGCTGTCAATAAACCGCGTTtaaggagaggaaggagcccTTCCTTCCGTAAGTGCTTATTTTTCTACTTGtacccaaacatgttttttatctttaacGGTACGTGATGTTATTTTGTACTACTATTAGCAAGCCAAACGTGCCCTAGTTCACCGAAAACGGGTAAAGGAAGAGAACAACAAAAGTCATAAAGTGCCCTCAGTGGAGAAAACACTATGGCGGCACCATGAAGACTGGCTGGTTGTCAAGCTGTGGCTCCCCACAACATGGCCCTCAGACAAACATGGCCCTCAGACAAATTGTACTTACGTATAGTTTATAGTTGAACTTAATTTATACAGGGGGCAAATGAAGCAATAACAAATCAATGTACAATGTTATCAGGGCAGGGCAGTATTAGTTTCCCTGGATCCAGACCTTTGAATCAGCTCACTCCTTAAAGTTCAGTTCAGTCAGGCACAAGTAATATTCTAACAGTGCTTCAAGCGTGATGGGTGAACTTTAGGACCTGTGTGTGGCTCTCAAGGATGGTCACATTCCTGTACTCCCTAATATTTGATAAGGTACCCTGCCACATGTTGTGCTCTTAATGGTAATTTAGGTAAACTGACCCCTTATGGATGCTTCCCTAAGACAGATGACTAAGTTCATTATTTCCTGACTGACTGGTGATTTAGTTCGTTAGTGGcagctttttcctctttgtgtctctgctttctttcattttggccTCCGTTCAGGTGCCTCAGCCTCAGGTGATGGAGTTCCCTCTGCACTCCCAGCAGCTGCTGTCAGCTCTTCGCTCCCAGCGCCAGCGGGGCTTCCTCTGTGACTGCACCGTCATGCTGGGCCCGTCCCGTTTCCTGGCTCACAAGGCTGTCTTGGCTTCCTGCTCgcccttcttccacatgttctTCTCGGACTCTCCAGGGTTGCTCGGTGGAAACACCACTAGCAGCTCTGTCACACTCGACAGCGATATTGTCACGTCTGCTGCTTTTGGCCTGCTCTTGGACTTTGTCTATGAAGgcgtgctgcagctggaggagtcTCCGCCGGTGGAGGACGTGTTGGCGGCTGCGAGCTTTCTGCACATGAACGAGGTGGTGAGAGTCTGCAAAAGACGGCTGCAGAGACGAGGGCCTCTCGCTGAGGCAGACAGCACCCGCTCTGAAGAGAGCACCGGTGCGAGGAGGGCAccacagtcggggggggggggtgtgggggaaaTTGCAGCCGGGCCGGCGGCGGCCATGGTAGGTGATTCCATGAATTCAGTCGCAGTGGCGGCCCCATTCCCATCATTATTCACAATGACGGGGAAAATTCAGTTGGAGTCTGCGAAGCCCGAACGGAGGACTGGTGGGAGGTCATCAGACGCACAAGTTCAGACTCCCCTGAGCCCCGACCTTGCTGATACCACGCAGCCAGGCATGGGAGCCCATCCTCTGCCCACAGGCGGGGAGCTGACGCACGGCGTCATCACAGGCCGGTCTGGCCCCGCCGCAGAAGGTCATGCCAGGTTGGGGACTGGAGGTCATGGAGAGGTGTCGGCCTTCTGCAGCCCTTGCAGCACTACTGAGACCTACAGGTACGGGTTGGATTTGTATTGAAAAAAGTTTTTGCTTTATTTACAGAGGGAGATTTTGAAGACTTGTTGTTACTAGAAAGCTGCTTAGAGTATATGCTTCTCTCTTTCAGCAGCCACTGTAGTAACCAGCAGCCCTCCTCGTCTTCCCCCTCCATGGTGCCGGTGAGTCAGGCTGGTGGCCGGTCAGTGGTTGCTTATTCCCAGTCCACCCTCTCCTCGAGCCCACAGCAGGACGTACTCCGACTACCACGTGATGACTCTGTGAGGAATCCCTCAGAGGTTGGCCCGGGAGGTACATCAGGTACCTCACAAAACCCAACACACTCACCGCCGCAGCGGCCACTGCACCAGATCCGAATCAACAACGCTGTGTCTCTTCAATGCCAAAGCTTGGACTTTCCTTGTGCTCCTCAGACACAAACCCTAAAGGGACCTGAGGGGAATATGGGAGCTCTGCCCTCcactagaaataaaaaaactgagCCTCCTATAGACAGAGTGGGGACAGACTACAATGATGGAGATCCTTTGAAAGTCAAAGTGGAGGCCATTGTCATATCTGACGAAGAgctagaggagaagaaagaggaaggaCAATCTGTGATGGAAGTAGACGATgagtttgaagaagaggaggagttgCACAACCTTCGCTTTCTTTCTTCCAACACACAAGGCACCTTGCGAATGACCTCCCATTCAAATGACTActcctttcccctctctccttcctcctcgtcctccggtGCCGGCCCTTCTTCACAGGACACTTCGTCCTTTGCCCTCATTCCTCCATCCATAGCTCAGCCGCAGTCAGACCCTCCTTCCTACTTCCAGGACTACCAGGACTCAATGGGGAACTTTGTAGAGGACCTCCCCACATGTGGAGTGTGTGGAAAGACGTTCTCATGCTCATACACACTACGGCGCCACGCCATCGTGCACACGCGCGAACGGCCCTACGAGTGTCGCTACTGCTACCGGAGCTACACGCAATCAGGCGACCTGTACAGACACATACGGAAGAACCATGACCACACACTGCCCGCCAAACGCAGCAAGGTCGACGTGGAGCCCTCCCTgccaccacaaccccccccctcttagcTAACACACACCACTTGAACTTAATAGCTTAGTAGCGCTGAGTGACCGGGTCCAGCAGGTGTCGACAGCCAATCACACTTCAGAGTAGGCCTGCCCAAATTAAGTGGGTAATAAATATCGCCTGACGGTCAGAAAAATATAAACCGACTACAGCAAGCAGAGATGAAAAGGTATTCATCTTCTTCTACAGAAAGTTTCACCTCAGCCGCAGCCATCTCAGTTGTGTTCAACAGTGCCTTAACGGCGCACAACTTAACAATCCTCGTCTCACACATGACCCATATTAGATCAACACAAGAGCTTGGAGATTTTGATCtctcacgtacacacacacacacacaaagtgaacaCAGGCGACGTGGCAGTCCTCATTCATCTTACTTACATGCTCAATGTTCATGTGTGGCTTCCACATTATTGTGCTACCTTCCAAAGTTTTGCAGAGATTTTACAATTTAGGTTTGTCATTTTAAGACTTTTATCATTAACTATGATAATATATCATTAATGTCATTGTTAGACAATTTTAGAAGATTACAATTTCAAAAGGTTCAAACAAGAGATTTGACATCCTACACTTTTGTGTAGGATGTCAGGGATTTGTATTAGTTACAAGAATTGTAATTTGTAAGACTGCCTTTTCAGTGTGTGACACTGCCAGTAAACTTTGATTCATTTGATGACACTCATGGGcacaggaaacccccccccctcccccccccccaaaaaaaaaacttttacagGTTGAGGAAACCTCAGGCTGAGCGTCAGTGGGTTCCTCGTGTGGACAGATTGATCCCAAAAGATTTAGGTTAAATGCATATgacagaaataatatacacgACCTGGTAGTTTGCACTGAAGAATTAGTTTGGGCAGCAACTATGTTTGGCTTGTGTTTTTGCCCATGTGACCGTTCTCTTTATAGTGTTTCTCCAGGAATGAGACAGAATACACAGTACGGAACAGTCAATAATTCTGCCTTCTGTTTAAGTGTTTGAACTTTGTGTCTGAATTGCCGTCTGGAATCTGTTCGTCTACAATATTTCACATGGAATTACAGTTTCTATATGTTCTAATGAAAGTGGGTTTGTATTTGAGTTTGGGATACTCAAAAGAAACAGATTGAACTGAGTCAGCGATCATTTATCCTCGTGTCACGGTGTGTTCAAAATAAACCGGGGAATAAACActgttcaaaagaaacaaagtgaaattaTTGTTTCAGttaatgacaaaaacacacaggttAGTCagactttattttattacaaaataagatacaaaaatataaacatCCCGTCTATGAGTCTGCAACCGTACAACAGTAACAGGAAGACTGAACTCGTGAGCATTTCTCTGACTGACTGTCGCCAGTATTCAGCAAACTGTTTGCTTCACTCGTTTCCTCTGGGCAGAACCTTGCTCCCTTTATTCAGTCTTCTACTGGACCGTGGATCTGTGAAGAGACAAAATGTCATCATCTACTTAGAAAACTCTACTTCTATTTCTGATTAAATTATTTTCCAGTAAATATAATTAGTCAATGAA is part of the Pungitius pungitius chromosome 2, fPunPun2.1, whole genome shotgun sequence genome and encodes:
- the zbtb3 gene encoding zinc finger and BTB domain-containing protein 3 isoform X2; protein product: MEFPLHSQQLLSALRSQRQRGFLCDCTVMLGPSRFLAHKAVLASCSPFFHMFFSDSPGLLGGNTTSSSVTLDSDIVTSAAFGLLLDFVYEGVLQLEESPPVEDVLAAASFLHMNEVVRVCKRRLQRRGPLAEADSTRSEESTGARRAPQSGGGGVGEIAAGPAAAMVGDSMNSVAVAAPFPSLFTMTGKIQLESAKPERRTGGRSSDAQVQTPLSPDLADTTQPGMGAHPLPTGGELTHGVITGRSGPAAEGHARLGTGGHGEVSAFCSPCSTTETYSHCSNQQPSSSSPSMVPVSQAGGRSVVAYSQSTLSSSPQQDVLRLPRDDSVRNPSEVGPGGTSGTSQNPTHSPPQRPLHQIRINNAVSLQCQSLDFPCAPQTQTLKGPEGNMGALPSTRNKKTEPPIDRVGTDYNDGDPLKVKVEAIVISDEELEEKKEEGQSVMEVDDEFEEEEELHNLRFLSSNTQGTLRMTSHSNDYSFPLSPSSSSSGAGPSSQDTSSFALIPPSIAQPQSDPPSYFQDYQDSMGNFVEDLPTCGVCGKTFSCSYTLRRHAIVHTRERPYECRYCYRSYTQSGDLYRHIRKNHDHTLPAKRSKVDVEPSLPPQPPPS
- the zbtb3 gene encoding zinc finger and BTB domain-containing protein 3 isoform X1 codes for the protein MEFPLHSQQLLSALRSQRQRGFLCDCTVMLGPSRFLAHKAVLASCSPFFHMFFSDSPGLLGGNTTSSSVTLDSDIVTSAAFGLLLDFVYEGVLQLEESPPVEDVLAAASFLHMNEVVRVCKRRLQRRGPLAEADSTRSEESTGARRAPQSGGGGVGEIAAGPAAAMVGDSMNSVAVAAPFPSLFTMTGKIQLESAKPERRTGGRSSDAQVQTPLSPDLADTTQPGMGAHPLPTGGELTHGVITGRSGPAAEGHARLGTGGHGEVSAFCSPCSTTETYSSHCSNQQPSSSSPSMVPVSQAGGRSVVAYSQSTLSSSPQQDVLRLPRDDSVRNPSEVGPGGTSGTSQNPTHSPPQRPLHQIRINNAVSLQCQSLDFPCAPQTQTLKGPEGNMGALPSTRNKKTEPPIDRVGTDYNDGDPLKVKVEAIVISDEELEEKKEEGQSVMEVDDEFEEEEELHNLRFLSSNTQGTLRMTSHSNDYSFPLSPSSSSSGAGPSSQDTSSFALIPPSIAQPQSDPPSYFQDYQDSMGNFVEDLPTCGVCGKTFSCSYTLRRHAIVHTRERPYECRYCYRSYTQSGDLYRHIRKNHDHTLPAKRSKVDVEPSLPPQPPPS